Genomic window (Triticum urartu cultivar G1812 unplaced genomic scaffold, Tu2.1 TuUngrouped_contig_5434, whole genome shotgun sequence):
AGCCCAAGCGACAAGAAGGAGGCCACTGACAGCTCAGTGCATTCAGATTAGAGAGGGGGTTAGGGATCGGGCGCATCGAGCGTGGTCCCTGTCGTGGCGGCGCTATCGTCCCTGAACAGGAGACCGATCGGGAGGTGGAAGGAGGTAAGGTGGGTCGGAGTGTCGGTCGCTCGGAGAGAACCAAGGGGAGGAAGACAGGTGGGGTGTGGCGCTGACCTGGGCGGGCAGCCTCAGTGAGGTGGGCTGGCATGCTGCGCACTTGTCGGGCTGGGCCTTGGGCGCTACTGCTCGCTGCGCTGCGCTGAAGTGGTCTGGCCTGCTGCGCTGCACTGCGCGCAAGCAGAATTTAGCCTTTAGTCTGTTATTTTTTTACAGAAATCATTTTGGCTCCAAAATTGTACCaaaacattatatatatatatataaaaacaGAACACCCACAAAAAAACAAATAGAGTTACATATAGCATAGTGAACATTTTTTCAGTCCAAAATACTTATATAAAATACATATAATATTTTCATAAACTTTAATTTGACAGTTATAAAATGTCCAATAAAAACATTCTTTTCAACTCCGGGGAAAAATTCAAATAAGATTTAAATCATTTCCAACTCTTTTGTATTGAAGGAGTCATATTACCTTCTCTCAAAAAAAATTGGTTGGATTTGTtttaaatgttgaaaccaaaataAGAGAATATTCAATTATTCACCAATATCATTCTTTGAGGAAGTCATGTCATCCTCTCATATATGAATTGGAAATATTATGAATATTCTCAAAGTTCAAAATAAGGCCGAAAGGAATATTCAGGAAGCCATTTTTATTCCATCTCATTTGAATATTCAATAAATCCAAAATAAGATGCAAATGTAAaattgggaaagtccttttattccctctcgaAAAAATATTCATTTAACACCAAAAAATTCAAATCCTAGTCAAAATTTACAAACAACGAGCAACACAAGCCAATTTTAAATTAATTCTATTTAAATAATTAACATttcaaaatttagaattttgggatgttacaacagTTCAACACAACATGCTCCTTGCGTGTGACCCAGTTGATGCATGCTAATCATCCATCCACAATTTCTGTCCAAGATGAAAAGCTGCAGAGCAAGCCCCAGATGGTGCATACTAATCATCAATTATGTGATTCTAGTTTATCATTTATGATAAACTAAATGATAAACTAATCCTTCTTTTCACAACGATAATGAGAAGTCATCAcaagtactccctccttccatctatatagggcctaatgcattttttaagaccgcctttgactattgacaagattaatagtacatgacatgcacaatgtgaaaattatatcattgaaaactcctttcacacacgaatttaacggtgtgctttgtgtaagttgcatgtcatatattattactctaatatttggtcaaagttagcctcgaaaaacgcattaggccctatatagatggaaggagggagtaatATGGATCAGAGGGAGTAGCAATCTTTCCCAGATGGTATTGACAGACATTCTTTGTTAACATATGAATCTGAGAAAGGATGTACATTTCAACACATATGTAGAGAAACCCGTTCTACATCACCGTTGCTTTCAGAGATCAGTGACAGGTATTGCACCCATACGCACTTGACAGGGAAGAACCATCTTTCAGCATCATCACAATGTCCAAATTGTGGCAGCTGAAATTATAAATAAAGAGATCTTGATCATCTAAATACTGTGAGCGAGATCTTCAGATTTACTATCCAGGTGTTCTGACAAGAAAAACTACACAATACTGCATTATTAGATCTAAACAGTTATCTCTAAGAAAATATTTATAGGAAAACATCATACAGATTCTAGAGATGCAGCACAAGCTCCACTTGATACAGTTGCCCATCAAACCTCAAGCCCAAGGATTCTGCAGGATGCAAAAGTGCATCAACCATTCCACCAAAAACATACACACAGTAACCAGAAGTATCTACACATGCCCCATGGAAGGACCGACAATTCGGGGATTGGCCATCTATCCTTAGTTTTTTCCACATCCTCTTTGCCATTTTCCTGTTACCTGACTCAAACTGAAGTAAAGCTGGTATATCTAAGATCCAGAAATCATCCATCCGCCGTCTTTCTTTGTCCTCCCCACCATATACAAGGATCTTGCCACCAAAGAGAAATGTTGCTGAATGCCCAGCCCGGGGAGAAGGCAATTCACCAAGAATACTAGACAAATCGTACTTTTGCTCTTTCCATTGCAGCAAATGATCACCAATATCAAACAGCCAGACATCACTAAGCACCTCATATTCTGATCCTCTACCACCAAAAAGAACCATGCGCCTATCACCAATCCAAGTTAAGGTGTGGCCAGAACGAGCTGAAGGCAAAGGTCCAGTATTCCTCATTCGGCGCCAACTGCCAGATCGAAGTCCATCGGAGAGATCAAGAAGCCATGTATCACCAAGCCGGCTTCCATGCACCCCTATCCCACCGTGAATCACAATGAACTTATCATCTATGCAGCAGGCTGCATGGGCCCCACGAGGAGATGGTGCCAGGGGGCCTATCTCCAGCAGTCTCCATGAGATCCTCATCCTGCAAGGTTCTTCACAGATTATTTGGCCTATCCATGTGTCATTCAAACGAAGCCCACGGTCATTAATCCCGCCAAACAGGACTAGTGCATCACCAACgagaatgcatgaatgaccaaaACGACCACTTGGAGTACCAGAGGCCAATTGCTGCCAGGTAAGTGAATTGGATGATCTAGTTCCAGCTCTATTTCCAACATATGTTGCCCAGATATCATCAAGATGACGACCTAACTAGAGCAAAAGAGAATATCAGAAAGCATACGAGATCGCAATAAATCAGAACAAACATTAGATAGCTGATTTCTACAAAGATTTGTAACATAATGCAACCGTTGTTATGTACAGATAGACAGAAAAAGGTGCAAACCTCAAACATAAGTCCAGAAAGAAAATTCAGCAAAGCTAAAAACAGGAATAGTTGTCTGAAGAATTACTAGTTTATCTAATAAGCATCTGAAAAGAGATGTGCAGATGCAAACTCATCCTGAGGAGAGCTCACACTATCAACAGAATGAGTAACTAAAATGCTGCTGGATTGAACTTTGACATTTCTACTGTATCACGTttagttgtgtgtgtgtgtttttttCAACACTAGTTGTGTGTACATGGTAGAACCTGTTACATCTGCCCACGCTTTTGGTCAGTATCCAAGTCAACGCAACACTATAACCGATGGAAACCACCGTTATATATAAGGCTCACTGTAATAGATAATCTAAACCAATTGAACTAGTGAAACTTCAAATTGCTAATTATAAGGTATCACTTATCTAGCATTTCTAccaaggtacacatgtattggcAGAATAGTAGCATGACACTGGCTTTGGGGGAACAAAATCCGTCTGTCTCACAAATTAACATCTTTATTAGTAAAAACTTCTTTAATACTTGAGCAGAAACATCCACACACCCATAAAAATTTCACAGGAGAAAAGACATCTAATGAATCCAACACTTTATTTGTGATTTAGGACAGATTTTGCATATTTCGAAACCTACCAGGCCAAGGTAATACAGTTCATATTCAACCTACTAAACAAGGCAATCAATCAACTTAACCCAACATAGTGTGGTGTTTAGATTTAATTAAAAAGACCAAAAGATAAATATTGAATCTGAACAAACATTGGCAAACATAGAGATGAAAATGGTAAACAGCAAAAACCAACAATAATCAGTAACGACAAATGAAGTAATAAAAAGTTAGATAGGTCTAAAGGTGTCATTTAAACATTCCAAGATTTTTAACTTTAGTATAAATCTCATATATTGGTTTCCGTGTTGCTGCAGCAGTGTGTGAGTATTTGCTTTGGTACACCCCTCGTAAAACTTTGAACATTTAAAAGCAAACAAACGCTGAAGATTAAACTTTGTAGCCAACTAGTAATCTTAGTTTTGACATTTATTTTATGCTAAAACAAAACTAGTCCGTAAAACTCGTACTACTTTTTCGATAAGAAAAAGGTTTTACTACTAATTCATGCATGTAGGAACAATTTTCTGTGATCTTTCTAATGGTGCCCCACGCCAACATCATACACCTTGCCCACTTATGAATCAATAGTAGTGCCTACTCATTACAACTTTTTATCGTCTTATGAAGCCAACCTATATCTGCTCCGAGTGAGTTGTACCAAGTAGCAGAACTTTAACCAAGACACAAACACGATCATGCAGAGTGACCCACACATATCAAAGTCAACCAATACATACTAGATAGATGGGCTGCCACAGCAAGAACAATAGACCATGTGTCTTAGTTTCAGGGAGATAATGCATTCAAAAAGGAATAGACATAATAGGAACAATACATAATATCTGACAAAGGAGCT
Coding sequences:
- the LOC125529220 gene encoding F-box/kelch-repeat protein At1g51550 (The sequence of the model RefSeq protein was modified relative to this genomic sequence to represent the inferred CDS: added 187 bases not found in genome assembly); the encoded protein is MDAAPVGHLGYDQVLSILRLLPAEAVLSFAATCRAFRDWASSDVLWEALCRRDWGARAAAAALADWRCGVPWRRLYAAGARLSALQARRLQVKGTSPRPRASHSINLVAGWLVVFGGGCEGGRHLDDIWATYVGNRAGTRSSNSLTWQQLASGTPSGRFGHSCILVGDALVLFGGINDRGLRLNDTWIGQIICEEPCRMRISWRLLEIGPLAPSPRGAHAACCIDDKFIVIHGGIGVHGSRLGDTWLLDLSDGLRSGSWRRMRNTGPLPSARSGHTLTWIGDRRMVLFGGRGSEYEVLSDVWLFDIGDHLLQWKEQKYDLSSILGELPSPRAGHSATFLFGGKILVYGGEDKERRRMDDFWILDIPALLQFESGNRKMAKRMWKKLRIDGQSPNCRSFHGACVDTSGYCVYVFGGMVDALLHPAESLGLRFDGQLYQVELVLHL